In Halopseudomonas xinjiangensis, a single genomic region encodes these proteins:
- a CDS encoding DUF368 domain-containing protein, giving the protein MAMGAADIVPGVSGGTIAFISGIYDRLIDAIAACTPDKLLWLTRGRVRETWQAVDGGFLLTLLAGILTSVFSLARLISYLLDNHPEPLWSFFFGLIVASVLLVGREIQRWNAASIAAFVVGTAFAYLVTVAVPIQLPVTMVTLFFGAAVAICAMILPGISGSFILLLLGLYAGVLEAVRNLDFALLGVFMLGCIGGLLSFARLLSWLLDYARNITLAFLAGLLLGSLNKVWPWKETVTWRQDSHGEMAPLIQSNVGPIQYEQLTGEPSHWLLGLALMALGVVLVMALERWGRRT; this is encoded by the coding sequence ATGGCGATGGGAGCGGCAGATATTGTCCCCGGTGTCTCTGGCGGCACGATCGCCTTCATCAGCGGCATCTACGATCGGTTGATTGACGCTATCGCTGCCTGCACGCCGGACAAGCTGCTCTGGCTGACGCGGGGCCGCGTGAGGGAAACCTGGCAGGCCGTTGACGGCGGCTTCCTGCTTACGCTCCTGGCCGGTATTCTCACCAGCGTGTTTAGCCTCGCCAGGCTGATCAGTTACCTGCTGGATAATCACCCCGAGCCGCTGTGGTCGTTTTTCTTCGGCTTGATCGTCGCCTCGGTCTTGCTGGTAGGTCGCGAAATACAGCGATGGAACGCCGCCAGCATAGCGGCCTTTGTCGTCGGAACGGCGTTTGCCTATCTGGTAACCGTGGCAGTGCCGATCCAGCTTCCAGTGACGATGGTGACCCTGTTTTTCGGCGCCGCAGTGGCGATCTGTGCGATGATCCTGCCAGGCATTTCCGGCAGCTTCATATTGCTGCTGCTGGGCCTCTATGCCGGGGTGCTCGAGGCGGTTCGCAACCTCGATTTCGCCTTGCTCGGCGTGTTCATGCTCGGGTGCATTGGCGGATTGCTGAGCTTTGCGCGTCTGCTCTCCTGGTTGCTCGATTACGCCCGCAACATCACTCTGGCTTTCCTTGCCGGGCTGTTGCTCGGCTCTCTGAACAAGGTATGGCCGTGGAAGGAAACGGTCACCTGGCGACAGGACAGTCACGGCGAGATGGCGCCGCTTATCCAGTCCAACGTCGGCCCGATACAATACGAACAGTTGACCGGTGAGCCTTCGCACTGGTTGCTCGGGTTGGCGCTGATGGCGCTGGGCGTGGTATTAGTGATGGCACTGGAAAGATGGGGGCGGCGGACCTGA
- a CDS encoding peptidoglycan DD-metalloendopeptidase family protein, translated as MSERFAIVSGWRQCAVGLVGSLLVACAGPSGYVPIDDRSRGGQAARAQARAAEIPASGLHTVRRGETLYQIAFRYGTDWQTVAGYNNLRSPYTIYPGQNLRVAPGNGSPRVAAVAPPPKQPSPPPSRPTNSVPATRAIPAPTPAQSAPAKTAGTISVPAKVSRWDWPTDGPLISRFQSGTSLNKGIDIAGTLGQPIKAAADGAVVYAGRGLIGYGDMIIVKHDDTFLSAYAHNSKLMVSEGDQVKRGQVIAEMGSSGTDRVKLHFEIRQRGKPVDPLGHLPKR; from the coding sequence GTGTCAGAGCGTTTTGCGATCGTTAGCGGTTGGCGGCAATGTGCGGTAGGCCTTGTCGGTTCGTTGTTGGTAGCCTGTGCCGGGCCATCCGGTTATGTCCCTATCGATGATCGCAGTCGTGGCGGGCAGGCTGCCCGCGCACAGGCGCGCGCAGCCGAGATTCCCGCTTCCGGTCTGCATACCGTGCGTCGAGGCGAAACCCTGTACCAGATCGCTTTCCGCTACGGAACGGACTGGCAGACCGTGGCCGGCTACAACAATCTGAGATCGCCTTACACCATCTACCCCGGTCAGAATCTGCGCGTCGCCCCCGGCAACGGATCGCCGCGGGTGGCTGCCGTCGCGCCGCCGCCCAAGCAACCCTCGCCACCGCCCTCAAGGCCGACGAATTCGGTACCTGCAACCCGTGCTATACCGGCCCCGACACCAGCCCAGTCTGCACCGGCCAAAACTGCGGGTACCATTAGTGTGCCGGCGAAAGTCTCGCGCTGGGATTGGCCGACAGATGGTCCGCTCATCTCACGCTTCCAGTCCGGCACCAGCCTGAACAAGGGCATCGATATCGCCGGCACGCTGGGTCAGCCGATTAAGGCGGCTGCCGATGGTGCCGTGGTCTATGCCGGCCGCGGACTTATCGGTTACGGCGACATGATCATCGTCAAGCACGACGACACCTTCCTCAGCGCATACGCCCATAACAGCAAGCTGATGGTCAGCGAAGGCGATCAGGTCAAGCGTGGACAGGTGATTGCAGAGATGGGCAGCAGCGGTACAGACCGCGTGAAACTGCATTTCGAAATACGTCAGCGAGGCAAGCCGGTCGATCCGCTCGGGCATCTACCGAAACGTTGA
- the rpoS gene encoding RNA polymerase sigma factor RpoS, which translates to MAVNNNQPEQVLSEDEMTLVESEAREVEELGLDARAEPRAASPRTHRRENSFEFTKQLDATQLYLNEIGFSPLLTPEEEVHFARLAQKGDAAGRKRMIESNLRLVVKIARRYVNRGLSLLDLIEEGNLGLIRAVEKFDPERGFRFSTYATWWIRQTIERAIMNQTRTIRLPIHVVKELNVYLRAARELTQKLDHEPSPEEIAQLLDKPVEDVKRMLGLNERVASVDMSLGPDSDKTLLDTLTDEQNNDPCELLQGDDLNASIDHWLSELTEKQREVVARRFGLRGHESSTLEEVGREIGLTRERVRQIQVEALKRLRDILEQHGLTGESLFQ; encoded by the coding sequence ATGGCAGTCAATAATAACCAGCCCGAACAGGTTCTCAGCGAAGACGAAATGACTCTAGTCGAGTCTGAGGCCAGGGAAGTGGAAGAGCTGGGTCTGGATGCGCGTGCGGAACCTCGAGCCGCGTCGCCACGTACACATCGCCGCGAAAACTCCTTCGAATTCACCAAACAGCTGGACGCCACTCAGCTGTATCTCAACGAAATCGGTTTTTCTCCGCTGCTGACCCCGGAAGAAGAGGTCCACTTCGCCCGGCTTGCCCAGAAGGGTGACGCGGCGGGCCGCAAGCGGATGATCGAAAGCAACCTGCGCCTGGTGGTGAAAATCGCCCGTCGCTACGTCAATCGCGGGCTCAGCCTTCTTGATCTGATCGAAGAGGGCAACCTCGGCCTGATCCGCGCGGTGGAAAAATTCGACCCGGAGCGCGGTTTCCGCTTTTCCACCTACGCCACCTGGTGGATTCGCCAGACCATCGAACGCGCGATCATGAACCAGACCAGGACGATTCGCCTGCCGATCCATGTGGTGAAGGAGCTGAACGTCTATCTGCGCGCGGCGCGTGAGTTGACGCAGAAGCTGGATCACGAACCCTCGCCCGAGGAAATCGCACAGTTGCTCGACAAGCCGGTCGAAGACGTCAAGCGCATGCTTGGTCTCAACGAGCGGGTTGCTTCGGTAGACATGTCACTCGGGCCGGATTCGGACAAGACGCTGCTCGACACGCTTACCGACGAGCAGAACAACGATCCGTGCGAGCTGCTGCAAGGTGACGACCTCAATGCCAGTATCGATCATTGGCTGTCGGAGCTCACTGAAAAGCAGCGCGAAGTGGTTGCGCGTCGGTTCGGTTTGCGTGGACATGAAAGCAGCACGCTGGAAGAAGTCGGCCGGGAAATCGGCCTGACCAGAGAACGGGTTCGTCAGATTCAGGTTGAGGCGCTCAAGCGACTGCGCGACATCCTCGAACAACACGGCCTTACCGGCGAGTCGCTATTCCAGTAG
- a CDS encoding multidrug efflux RND transporter permease subunit: MAFTDPFIRRPVLATVVSLLIVLLGLQAFSNLTIRQYPQMENALITVTTAYPGANAEVIQGYITQPIQQSLSSAEGVDYINSVSRQNFSVIQVYARLGTDTDRLFTDIMSKTAEVRNQLPPQAQEPVISRQAADSTALMYISFFSETMSNPQITDYLTRIVQPRLATLPGIAEAEILGRQTFAMRLWLDPVRMGAYGVTAADVNQAIQAYNYLSAAGETKGEYVVTSVNAFTDLEDPEAFAAIPVKIDGDTRVLVRDVARVELGAESYDSISFFDGIPSVYIGIQGTPLANPLDVIKEVRAAMPEIEAQLPPELQGSIAYDATQFIEESIDEVIKTLGEAVIIVIIVVFLFLGSMRSVIIPVVTIPLSMIGVLFFMQLMGYSINLLTLLALVLAIGLVVDDAIVVVENIHRHIEEGQTPFDASITGAREIAMPVVAMTITLAAVYAPIGFLEGLTGALFREFAFTLAGSVVISGIVALTLSPMMCSKLLRHESNPSGFAHKLDVIFERLQTRYRGMLSSSLDTKAVTLTFGALVLLLIPLLLMFTRSELAPEEDQSIIFMMSNAPKTANLDYLTHYTDEVTQVLKQFDEYQSHFQINGSDGVQSGIGGFLLKPWEQREKTQMELLPEIQAELNKVSGLQIFGFNLPSLPGTGGGLPVQFVITSPGDYESLLQVTEQVKARAQESGKFAFLTIDLAFDKPEISVHISREKAAQMGVSMADIGSTLSTLLGEGEINRFTISGRSYKVIAQVERAYRDNSGWLNHYYVRNDAGDMVPLGTLIEMDERARPTQLNQFQQLNAARIQGVPLVSMGEALQTLEDIATAEMPQGFTFDYAGAARQYKQEGAALYVTFGLALALIYLVLAAQFESFRDPLVILVTVPLSICGALIPLFLGISTMNIYTQVGLVTLIGLISKHGILIVEFANQLQRQGMSQREAVEASAAIRLRPVLMTTAAMVFAMIPLLLAEGAGAVSRFDIGVVIAAGLTIGTLFTLFVLPAVYLVFAESHQSEAAHAPA, encoded by the coding sequence ATGGCATTCACAGATCCTTTCATCCGCAGGCCGGTGCTCGCCACCGTCGTCAGCCTGTTGATCGTGCTGCTCGGCCTGCAGGCCTTCAGCAATCTCACCATCCGCCAGTATCCGCAGATGGAAAACGCTCTGATCACGGTCACCACCGCCTATCCCGGCGCCAACGCCGAGGTGATTCAGGGCTACATTACCCAGCCGATCCAGCAAAGCCTGTCCAGCGCAGAGGGCGTGGATTACATCAACTCCGTCAGCCGACAGAACTTTTCAGTGATACAGGTTTATGCACGACTGGGGACGGACACCGACCGGCTGTTCACCGACATCATGTCGAAGACCGCCGAGGTGCGAAACCAGCTGCCGCCGCAGGCCCAGGAACCGGTAATCAGCCGCCAGGCCGCCGACTCGACTGCGCTCATGTACATCAGCTTCTTCAGCGAAACGATGAGCAACCCGCAGATCACCGACTATCTGACGCGCATCGTTCAGCCGCGGCTGGCTACCCTGCCCGGCATCGCCGAAGCCGAGATTCTCGGCCGGCAGACCTTCGCCATGCGCCTGTGGCTGGACCCTGTACGCATGGGCGCCTACGGCGTGACAGCCGCCGACGTGAATCAGGCCATCCAGGCGTACAACTATCTATCGGCAGCGGGCGAGACCAAGGGTGAGTATGTGGTCACCAGCGTCAATGCCTTCACCGATCTCGAAGATCCGGAGGCCTTCGCTGCCATTCCGGTGAAGATCGATGGTGATACGCGCGTACTGGTTCGCGATGTCGCCCGCGTCGAACTGGGAGCTGAAAGCTATGATTCGATCAGCTTCTTCGACGGCATCCCTTCGGTATATATCGGCATCCAGGGCACCCCGCTGGCGAACCCGCTCGATGTGATCAAGGAAGTACGTGCGGCAATGCCGGAGATCGAGGCGCAGCTACCGCCAGAGCTGCAAGGCTCGATCGCCTATGATGCGACCCAGTTCATCGAGGAGTCGATCGATGAGGTGATCAAGACACTGGGCGAGGCGGTGATCATCGTCATTATCGTGGTGTTCCTGTTCCTGGGCTCGATGCGCTCGGTGATCATTCCTGTCGTGACCATTCCGCTGTCGATGATCGGCGTTCTGTTCTTCATGCAGCTGATGGGCTACTCGATCAACCTGCTTACCCTCCTCGCCCTGGTCCTGGCGATCGGGCTGGTGGTCGATGACGCCATCGTCGTGGTGGAGAACATTCACCGGCACATCGAGGAAGGCCAGACGCCCTTCGACGCCTCGATTACCGGCGCCCGGGAAATAGCCATGCCGGTCGTGGCGATGACCATCACGCTAGCGGCTGTTTACGCCCCGATCGGGTTCCTTGAAGGGCTGACTGGTGCGCTGTTCAGAGAGTTTGCCTTCACCCTGGCCGGCTCGGTGGTGATTTCAGGGATCGTTGCGCTGACGCTGTCGCCCATGATGTGCTCGAAGCTGCTCAGGCACGAATCCAATCCGTCAGGCTTCGCTCACAAGCTGGACGTCATCTTCGAACGCCTGCAGACCCGTTATCGCGGGATGCTGTCGAGCAGTCTGGACACCAAGGCCGTGACGTTGACGTTCGGTGCACTGGTTCTGCTGTTGATTCCGCTCCTGCTCATGTTCACCCGAAGCGAACTGGCCCCGGAGGAAGACCAAAGCATCATTTTCATGATGTCCAATGCCCCCAAGACGGCCAACTTGGACTACCTGACGCACTATACCGACGAGGTCACACAGGTCCTGAAGCAGTTCGACGAGTACCAGTCGCACTTCCAGATCAACGGCTCTGATGGCGTACAGAGCGGCATCGGTGGCTTCCTGCTCAAGCCATGGGAGCAGCGCGAAAAAACCCAGATGGAGCTCCTGCCGGAGATCCAGGCCGAACTGAACAAGGTTTCCGGCCTGCAGATATTCGGTTTCAACCTGCCCTCTCTGCCCGGTACCGGCGGAGGCCTGCCGGTGCAGTTCGTGATCACCTCTCCTGGAGATTACGAATCGCTGCTGCAGGTCACCGAGCAGGTCAAGGCGCGCGCGCAGGAAAGCGGAAAGTTCGCCTTTCTGACGATCGATCTGGCCTTCGACAAGCCCGAGATCTCCGTGCACATTTCACGGGAGAAGGCTGCGCAGATGGGCGTGTCGATGGCGGATATCGGCAGCACTCTGTCGACGTTGCTGGGCGAAGGCGAAATCAACCGCTTCACCATCAGCGGACGCAGCTACAAGGTGATTGCGCAGGTTGAGCGCGCCTACCGCGACAACAGTGGCTGGCTGAATCACTATTACGTTCGCAACGACGCCGGCGACATGGTGCCGCTGGGCACGCTGATCGAAATGGACGAACGCGCCCGACCGACCCAGCTCAATCAGTTCCAGCAGCTCAATGCCGCGCGAATCCAGGGCGTGCCGCTGGTCAGCATGGGCGAGGCGCTGCAAACGCTGGAAGACATCGCCACAGCCGAAATGCCCCAAGGATTCACCTTCGACTATGCCGGCGCTGCGCGTCAGTACAAGCAGGAAGGCGCGGCTCTGTACGTCACCTTCGGCCTCGCACTGGCGCTGATCTATCTGGTCCTGGCAGCGCAGTTCGAGAGTTTCCGCGATCCACTGGTGATTCTGGTGACGGTTCCGCTCTCCATATGCGGCGCGCTGATACCGCTTTTCCTGGGGATCTCGACCATGAACATCTATACCCAGGTGGGTCTGGTGACGCTGATAGGTTTGATCAGCAAACACGGCATCCTGATCGTGGAGTTCGCCAATCAACTGCAGCGTCAGGGGATGTCGCAGCGTGAGGCCGTTGAGGCCTCGGCCGCGATTCGCCTGCGTCCGGTACTCATGACCACCGCGGCCATGGTGTTTGCGATGATCCCGTTGCTACTGGCGGAAGGAGCTGGTGCGGTAAGTCGGTTCGATATCGGCGTGGTGATCGCTGCAGGCCTCACCATCGGCACGCTCTTCACATTGTTCGTGTTGCCGGCGGTTTATCTGGTGTTTGCCGAGAGTCACCAGAGCGAAGCCGCACACGCTCCGGCCTGA
- a CDS encoding efflux RND transporter periplasmic adaptor subunit has protein sequence MLRRLVILIVLFVVVVAGLGIYKALSIRSQIAMFTAPKPPIHVGATSAEQLQWQTRLPAIGTLTSALGVELTAEVSGVVSEVLFESGQKVEAGQDLVRMGGAVEQASLATAEAQAELARLEFNRQQNLLQRQSISQSQYDQARSSLRQATARADELRATLEKKRIQAPFSGRIGISRVDPGDYLSPGANIATLQNLDRLYVDFFMPEQYYPQLAMGQTVRVKVAAFPGEVFEARVVAINPKVEATSRNLQIRASVANPDEKLLPGMFAELELVLPGESAQVVVPETAMTFTLYGNSVYVITPRRDEDGEVVTDESGEPVLEVQRRFVKTGQRRDGQVVVLEGLQPGEQVVISGQLKLDNGARVAIDNSNPL, from the coding sequence ATGCTGCGTCGCCTGGTTATCCTTATCGTGTTGTTTGTGGTCGTGGTCGCCGGACTAGGCATTTACAAGGCATTGTCGATCCGCTCCCAGATCGCCATGTTCACCGCACCCAAGCCGCCGATTCATGTCGGCGCGACGTCTGCAGAGCAGCTGCAATGGCAGACCCGCCTGCCGGCAATCGGCACCTTGACCTCGGCGCTCGGCGTCGAACTGACCGCAGAAGTCAGCGGTGTGGTGTCCGAAGTGTTGTTCGAATCCGGACAGAAAGTCGAGGCCGGGCAGGATCTGGTTCGGATGGGCGGTGCAGTGGAGCAGGCCAGCCTGGCCACGGCCGAAGCCCAGGCGGAACTCGCGCGCCTCGAGTTCAACCGGCAGCAGAATCTTCTGCAGCGTCAGAGCATCTCGCAGAGCCAGTACGACCAGGCGCGCTCCTCGCTTCGCCAGGCTACTGCGCGTGCCGACGAGCTGCGCGCCACGCTGGAAAAGAAGCGCATCCAGGCACCGTTCAGCGGACGTATCGGCATCAGCCGTGTGGATCCCGGTGACTACCTCTCGCCCGGCGCGAACATTGCCACGCTGCAGAATCTCGATCGACTGTATGTTGATTTCTTCATGCCCGAGCAGTATTACCCGCAACTGGCTATGGGCCAGACCGTTCGGGTCAAGGTCGCTGCCTTCCCCGGAGAAGTGTTCGAAGCCCGCGTCGTTGCGATCAATCCGAAGGTCGAAGCGACCTCGCGCAATCTGCAGATCCGTGCAAGTGTGGCGAATCCCGACGAAAAACTGCTGCCAGGCATGTTCGCCGAACTGGAGCTGGTGCTGCCGGGTGAGTCTGCGCAAGTCGTGGTTCCGGAAACGGCAATGACCTTCACGCTGTACGGCAACTCCGTCTATGTGATCACGCCGCGGCGTGACGAGGATGGCGAGGTGGTGACGGACGAAAGCGGCGAACCGGTCCTGGAAGTGCAGCGGCGCTTCGTCAAGACCGGCCAGCGGCGCGACGGCCAAGTAGTCGTGCTCGAAGGCCTTCAGCCAGGTGAACAGGTGGTCATTTCCGGCCAGCTCAAGCTGGACAACGGCGCGCGCGTCGCCATCGACAACAGCAACCCCCTGTAA
- a CDS encoding putative bifunctional diguanylate cyclase/phosphodiesterase, whose protein sequence is MKLERRHSLSVKLLQLVLLWALVVGLILSFAQIVYDLRKERQLIDSTAEQILAMSRDPATQAVYSLDREMALQVVEGLFEHRAVRFASIGHPDETPLASRQRDLVQSPFRDITDWLFGVEQEYAIELHGRPPYNEYYGDLRLVLDTAPYGQEFLQRSLIIVISGILRALAMAFMLYLIYHVLLTKPLARIIEHIAQINPDQPGKTPIPMLPGQERNELGLWINKANQLLDSIERNSSRRREAEANLLHMSQHDHLTGLPNRSMLQEQLGRILADAGRRHRGVAVLCCGLDDFKEVNEQFTYQSGDALLVAVADRLRVNSARLGCLARLGGDQFALVQTGISQPYEAAELAQTILDDLGQPFALGDHRVGLRATIGITLFPDDGDDAEKLLQKAEQTMMLAKARSRNRYQFYIASLDSEMRIRRELDKDLRGALSRNEFHLVFQPQICLRSHRVVGVEALLRWQHSERGLVPPDLFIPLAEQNGSIIDIGEWVLDRACRQLREWHTAGYPHLRMAVNLSTVQLHHSELSRLVTNLMQRYSLPANSLELEVTETGLMEDIAAAAGHLNNLKKAGVLIAIDDFGTGYSSLSYLRGLPLDKIKVDKSFVQDVLLDEDDATIVRAIIQLGRSLNMEVIAEGVETAAQEAYIIAQGCNEGQGYFYSKPLPATALLDWLRDFEHRSMPVDTSSD, encoded by the coding sequence TTGAAACTCGAGCGCCGGCACAGCCTATCCGTCAAGTTGCTGCAACTGGTATTGCTGTGGGCACTGGTGGTAGGACTGATACTCAGCTTTGCCCAGATTGTTTACGATCTGCGCAAGGAACGGCAGCTTATCGACAGCACCGCCGAACAGATCCTGGCAATGTCCCGCGACCCCGCCACGCAAGCCGTTTACAGCCTCGACCGAGAAATGGCGCTACAAGTGGTCGAAGGCCTGTTCGAGCATCGAGCGGTGCGTTTCGCATCGATTGGCCACCCCGACGAAACACCCCTAGCCAGCCGGCAACGAGACCTGGTCCAAAGCCCCTTTCGCGACATCACCGACTGGCTGTTCGGGGTCGAGCAGGAATATGCCATCGAGCTGCATGGCCGCCCCCCGTATAACGAATACTACGGCGATCTGCGTCTGGTACTGGATACCGCGCCCTACGGCCAGGAGTTTCTCCAGCGGTCACTGATCATCGTCATCTCCGGCATCCTGCGCGCGCTGGCGATGGCATTCATGCTCTACCTCATTTATCACGTGTTACTGACCAAGCCATTGGCGCGAATCATCGAGCACATCGCGCAAATCAATCCCGATCAGCCTGGCAAGACGCCGATCCCCATGCTCCCTGGCCAGGAAAGGAACGAGCTGGGGCTCTGGATCAACAAGGCCAATCAGCTACTCGATTCCATCGAGCGCAACAGCAGCCGCCGACGCGAAGCCGAGGCAAACCTGCTGCACATGTCCCAACACGACCATCTGACCGGCTTGCCCAATCGCAGCATGTTGCAAGAGCAGCTCGGCAGGATTCTGGCCGACGCCGGTCGCCGACATCGCGGCGTCGCGGTGTTGTGTTGTGGTCTAGACGACTTCAAAGAGGTGAACGAGCAGTTCACGTATCAGTCCGGCGACGCGTTACTGGTTGCTGTCGCCGACCGGTTGCGTGTCAACAGCGCACGCCTCGGTTGCCTGGCGAGACTCGGCGGAGATCAGTTCGCGCTGGTTCAGACCGGGATCAGCCAGCCCTACGAAGCAGCAGAGCTGGCACAAACCATTCTTGACGATCTCGGCCAGCCGTTTGCGCTTGGGGACCATCGTGTCGGCCTGCGAGCGACTATCGGGATCACGCTGTTTCCGGACGATGGCGACGATGCCGAAAAACTGCTGCAGAAAGCCGAACAGACCATGATGCTGGCCAAAGCCCGCTCGCGAAACCGCTACCAGTTCTACATCGCCAGCCTGGATAGCGAGATGCGCATTCGCCGCGAGCTAGACAAGGATCTTCGGGGTGCCTTATCGCGCAACGAGTTTCATCTGGTCTTTCAGCCCCAGATCTGCCTGCGCAGCCACAGGGTCGTCGGGGTCGAAGCACTGCTGCGCTGGCAGCACAGCGAACGTGGGCTGGTTCCGCCCGATCTGTTCATTCCCCTGGCCGAACAGAACGGATCGATCATTGATATCGGCGAGTGGGTGCTGGATCGCGCTTGTCGGCAGCTGCGTGAGTGGCACACCGCCGGCTACCCACATCTGCGCATGGCCGTGAACCTGTCCACCGTGCAGCTGCACCACAGCGAGCTGTCCCGGCTCGTCACCAATCTTATGCAGCGCTATTCGCTGCCTGCCAACAGCCTCGAGCTGGAAGTGACCGAAACCGGTCTGATGGAGGACATTGCCGCAGCGGCTGGCCATCTGAACAATCTCAAGAAAGCCGGAGTATTGATAGCCATTGACGATTTCGGTACCGGCTACTCATCGCTCAGTTATCTGCGTGGACTGCCGCTTGATAAGATCAAGGTCGACAAAAGCTTCGTTCAGGATGTGCTGCTTGATGAGGACGACGCGACCATCGTACGCGCGATCATCCAGCTCGGTCGCAGCCTGAATATGGAAGTGATTGCGGAAGGCGTCGAAACCGCGGCGCAGGAAGCCTACATCATCGCCCAGGGCTGCAATGAAGGTCAGGGCTATTTCTATAGCAAACCCCTGCCAGCCACAGCGCTGCTGGACTGGCTGCGCGACTTCGAACACCGTAGCATGCCCGTCGACACGTCAAGCGATTGA
- a CDS encoding superoxide dismutase: MAFELPPLPYEKNALEPHISAETLDYHHGKHHNTYVTNLNNLIPGTEYEGKDLESIIKTSSGGVFNNAAQVWNHTFFWNCMSPNGGGEPTGELAEAINKAFGSFDKFKEEFSKVSIATFGSGWGWLVKKSDGSLAIVSKGGAGNPITDGETPLLTCDVWEHAYYIDYRNARPKFVEAFWNVVNWDFVAKNYAAA, encoded by the coding sequence ATGGCTTTTGAACTACCACCGCTTCCCTACGAAAAAAACGCTCTCGAGCCGCACATTTCCGCAGAGACGCTGGACTATCACCACGGCAAGCACCACAACACTTACGTCACCAACCTGAATAACCTGATTCCGGGCACCGAGTACGAAGGCAAGGACCTGGAAAGCATCATCAAGACCTCCAGCGGCGGCGTCTTCAACAATGCGGCGCAAGTGTGGAACCACACCTTCTTCTGGAACTGCATGAGCCCGAACGGCGGTGGCGAGCCCACTGGCGAGCTGGCCGAAGCGATCAACAAGGCGTTTGGCTCCTTCGACAAGTTCAAGGAAGAGTTCAGCAAGGTGTCGATCGCTACCTTCGGCTCCGGCTGGGGCTGGCTGGTCAAGAAATCCGACGGCTCGCTGGCCATCGTCAGCAAGGGCGGCGCTGGCAACCCGATCACCGACGGTGAGACTCCGCTGCTGACCTGCGATGTGTGGGAACATGCCTACTACATCGATTATCGCAACGCCCGTCCGAAGTTCGTCGAAGCGTTCTGGAACGTGGTCAACTGGGACTTCGTAGCGAAGAACTACGCAGCCGCCTGA
- a CDS encoding LysE/ArgO family amino acid transporter has translation MYGLSSFINGLLVGASLIIAIGAQNAFVLAQGLRREHHIAVALVCMICDALLIAAGVFGLARLLQSYPLALHIARWGGVAFLVSYALFALRRALGGESLRADDAPRRSLGSVLVATLAVTLLNPHVYIDTVVLVGSIGAQQATPGIFALGAVAASILWFSTLAVGAARLAPLLARPLTWRLIDLGVALMMLSVAWMLARPAITA, from the coding sequence ATGTACGGACTAAGCAGCTTCATCAACGGCCTTCTGGTAGGGGCCAGTCTGATTATCGCCATTGGTGCACAGAACGCTTTCGTCCTTGCCCAGGGATTGCGCCGGGAGCATCACATCGCTGTCGCACTGGTCTGCATGATCTGCGATGCGCTATTGATTGCAGCCGGCGTGTTCGGTCTGGCCAGGTTGTTGCAGTCCTATCCGCTGGCCCTGCACATTGCACGCTGGGGTGGAGTGGCGTTTCTGGTCAGCTATGCCCTGTTTGCATTAAGGCGCGCGCTGGGCGGCGAATCCCTGCGTGCGGATGATGCGCCTCGCCGGTCCCTAGGTAGCGTGTTGGTAGCAACCTTGGCGGTCACGCTGCTCAATCCGCATGTGTACATCGATACTGTCGTTCTCGTCGGTTCGATCGGGGCGCAACAGGCGACGCCGGGAATCTTCGCACTTGGGGCGGTAGCGGCTTCCATTCTGTGGTTCAGCACGCTGGCGGTCGGCGCGGCAAGACTGGCCCCGCTTCTGGCCCGTCCGCTGACCTGGCGGCTGATCGATCTGGGCGTAGCGTTGATGATGCTGAGCGTCGCCTGGATGCTCGCCAGACCTGCTATAACGGCCTGA